A single genomic interval of Polynucleobacter necessarius harbors:
- the fabI gene encoding enoyl-ACP reductase FabI, producing the protein MGFLSGKKILITGLLSNRSIAYGIAKACHREGAELAFTYVGERFKDRIVDFAKEFNTELIFDCDVGSDEQISALFKDLAKSWTQFDGFVHTIGFAPREAIAGDFLEGLSREGFKIAHDISAYSFPAMAKEALPMLRDKSSLLTLTYLGSMKNVPNYNTMGLAKASLEASVRYLAGSVGPKGMRANAISAGPIKTLAASGIKGFGKILEAVEQTAPLRRNVTIDDVGNTAAFLLSDLANGITAEIIYVDNGFSQVVGGMDEV; encoded by the coding sequence ATGGGCTTTCTCTCTGGCAAAAAAATTCTCATTACCGGCCTCCTCTCGAACCGCTCTATCGCCTATGGCATCGCCAAGGCCTGTCACCGCGAAGGTGCCGAACTGGCCTTTACCTATGTAGGTGAGCGCTTTAAGGACCGCATCGTTGATTTCGCAAAAGAATTCAATACCGAACTCATTTTTGACTGCGATGTAGGCAGCGACGAGCAAATTAGCGCTCTATTTAAGGATTTAGCCAAATCCTGGACCCAGTTTGATGGTTTTGTACATACGATTGGTTTTGCACCACGCGAAGCCATTGCTGGCGACTTCTTAGAGGGCCTCTCTCGCGAAGGCTTCAAGATTGCGCATGACATTTCTGCATACAGCTTTCCAGCGATGGCAAAAGAAGCATTACCGATGTTGCGTGATAAATCTTCTTTGCTTACCCTGACCTATTTGGGCTCTATGAAAAATGTACCCAACTACAACACCATGGGCTTAGCAAAAGCCTCTTTAGAAGCTTCTGTGCGCTACCTCGCTGGCTCAGTCGGCCCTAAAGGCATGCGTGCTAACGCTATTTCTGCAGGCCCAATCAAAACCTTGGCAGCCTCTGGCATAAAAGGTTTTGGCAAGATCTTGGAAGCCGTAGAACAAACCGCGCCACTGCGTCGTAATGTGACCATCGATGATGTCGGCAATACTGCGGCCTTCTTGTTGTCTGATTTGGCAAACGGCATTACCGCTGAAATCATTTATGTTGATAACGGCTTTAGCCAAGTAGTTGGCGGAATGGATGAAGTTTGA